The genomic segment GTTTGCCTTGATTTCTGGGAACTGAACCGGCTCCATCATCTGACCCAGCAGACCGTCTGCCAGGATCATAGCAGGCATCCGGTACTTGTCGGCTGTGTCAAACGCCTTGACAACCATGTCCACCATTTCCTGTACGGAGGAAGGAGCAAATACAAGCAGCTGGAAGTCACCGTGACCCAGCGCCTTGGTAGCCTGCCAGTAGTCAGCCTGGGAAGGCTGGATACCGCCCAGACCCGGGCCGCCTCTCTGCACGTTGATGATCACTGCCGGAACATCGGAACCGGCAATGTAGGAAATGCCCTCAGACTTCAGGGAGATCCCGGGAGAAGAGGAGGAGGTCATAGCCCGAACGCCGGTGGAAGCAGCGCCCAGTACCATGTTGATGGCTGCGATTTCGGACTCAGCCTGCAGGAACACGCCGCCCTCCTTGTGCATGCGCTTTGCCATATATGCGGAAAGCTCAGTCTGGGGCGTAATGGGGTAACCGAAGAAACACTTACAGCCGGCTCTGATGGCTGCTTCAGCAAGAGCTTCATTGCCCTTCATAAGATTTTTTTCCAAGATGCGAAACTTC from the Ruminococcus champanellensis 18P13 = JCM 17042 genome contains:
- a CDS encoding 3-methyl-2-oxobutanoate dehydrogenase subunit VorB; this translates as MLEKNLMKGNEALAEAAIRAGCKCFFGYPITPQTELSAYMAKRMHKEGGVFLQAESEIAAINMVLGAASTGVRAMTSSSSPGISLKSEGISYIAGSDVPAVIINVQRGGPGLGGIQPSQADYWQATKALGHGDFQLLVFAPSSVQEMVDMVVKAFDTADKYRMPAMILADGLLGQMMEPVQFPEIKANSIDKSSWAANGHGNKREHHIINSLYINATDLEEQVIERYKRYDIIKENETDAELYLTEDADIVVCAYGATARVVKSAVNSARAEGIKVGMFRPKTLWPFPVKEINQACQHASKLLCVEMSMGQMIDDVKLAINCSKPVSFFGRTGGVIPTPAEVLEHIKSL